A genomic stretch from Caloenas nicobarica isolate bCalNic1 chromosome 3, bCalNic1.hap1, whole genome shotgun sequence includes:
- the JAG1 gene encoding protein jagged-1, whose translation MRAPRRAAAAACSLGLLLALLGLRAKVTLASGQFELEILSMQNVNGELQNGNCCDGTRNPGDRKCTRDECDTYFKVCLKEYQSRVTAGGPCSFGSKSTPVIGGNTFNLKYNRNNEKNRIVIPFSFAWPRSYTLLVEAWDYNDNSTNPDRIIEKASHSGMINPSRQWQTLKHNAGVAHFEYQIRVTCAEHYYGFGCNKFCRPRDDFFTHHTCDQNGNKTCLEGWMGPECNKAICRQGCSPKHGSCTIPGECRCQYGWQGQYCDKCIPHPGCVHGTCIEPWQCLCETNWGGQLCDKDLNYCGTHPPCLNGGTCSNTGPDKYQCSCPEGYSGQNCEIAEHACLSDPCHNGGSCLETSTGFECVCAPGWAGPTCTDNIDDCSPNPCGHGGTCQDLVDGFKCICPPQWTGKTCQLDANECEGKPCVNANSCRNLIGSYYCDCITGWSGHNCDININDCRGQCQNGGSCRDLVNGYRCICSPGYAGDHCEKDINECASNPCMNGGHCQDEINGFQCLCPAGFSGNLCQLDIDYCEPNPCQNGAQCFNLAMDYFCNCPEDYEGKNCSHLKDHCRTTPCEVIDSCTVAVASNSTPEGVRYISSNVCGPHGKCKSQAGGKFTCECNKGFTGTYCHENINDCESNPCKNGGTCIDGINSYKCICSDGWEGTYCETNINDCSKNPCHNGGTCRDLVNDFFCECKNGWKGKTCHSRDSQCDEATCNNGGTCYDEGDTFKCMCPAGWEGATCNIARNSSCLPNPCHNGGTCVVSGDSFTCVCKEGWEGPTCTQNTNDCSPHPCYNSGTCVDGDNWYRCECAPGFAGPDCRININECQSSPCAFGATCVDEINGYRCICPPGRSGAGCQEVTGRPCITSVRVMPDGAKWDDDCNTCQCSNGKVTCSKVWCGPRPCVINAKGHNDCPAGHACVPVKDDHCFTHPCAAVGECWPSNQQPVKTKCNSDSYYQDNCANITFTFNKEMMAPGLTTEHICSELRNLNILKNVSVEYSIYITCEPSQLANNEIHVAISAEDIGEDENPIKDITDKIIDLVSKRDGNNTLIAAVAEVRVQRRPVKNKTDFLVPLLSSVLTVAWICCLVTVFYWCIRKRRKQSSHTHTASDDNTTNNVREQLNQIKNPIEKHGANTVPIKDYENKNSKIAKIRTHNSEVEEDDMDKHQQKARFAKQPAYTLVDRDEKPPNSTPTKHPNWTNKQDNRDLESAQSLNRMEYIV comes from the exons atgCGTGCGCCCCGGCGGGCAGCCGCGGCGGCGTGCTCCCTCGGCCTCCTCCTGGcgctgctggggctgcgggcGAAG GTGACTTTAGCGTCGGGACAGTTTGAGTTGGAGATCTTATCCATGCAAAATGTGAATGGTGaactgcaaaatggaaattgCTGTGATGGCACCCGAAACCCAGGAGACAGAAAATGCACCAGAGACGAGTGTGATACCTATTTTAAAGTTTGCCTGAAGGAGTATCAATCGCGGGTCACGGCTGGTGGTCCTTGCAGCTTCGGATCCAAATCCACTCCTGTCATCGGAGGAAATACCTTCAATTTAAAGTACAACCGGAATAATGAAAAGAACCGGATTGTTATCCCTTTCAGCTTTGCCTGGCCG AGATCCTACACATTGCTTGTTGAAGCATGGGATTACAATGATAACTCTACTA ATCCCGATCGCATTATCGAGAAGGCGTCCCACTCTGGCATGATCAATCCAAGCCGTCAGTGGCAGACTTTGAAACATAACGCAGGAGTCGCCCACTTTGAGTATCAAATCCGTGTGACTTGTGCAGAACATTACTATGGCTTTGGCTGCAACAAGTTTTGTCGACCAAGAGATGACTTCTTCACTCACCATACCTGTGACCAGAATGGCAACAAAACCTGCTTGGAAGGCTGGATGGGACCAGAATGCAACAAAG CTATTTGTCGTCAGGGATGTAGCCCCAAGCATGGTTCTTGCACAATTCCAGGAGAGTGCAG GTGTCAGTATGGATGGCAAGGCCAGTACTGCGATAAGTGCATTCCACACCCAGGATGTGTCCATGGCACTTGCATTGAACCATGGCAATGCCTCTGTGAAACCAACTGGGGTGGTCAGCTCTGTGATAAAG ATCTGAACTACTGTGGAACCCACCCTCCCTGTCTGAATGGTGGTACCTGCAGCAACACTGGCCCTGATAAATACCAATGTTCCTGCCCTGAGGGCTACTCGGGGCAGAACTGTGAAATCG CGGAGCACGCCTGCCTCTCTGATCCTTGTCACAACGGAGGAAGCTGCTTAGAGACGTCTACAGGTTttgaatgtgtgtgtgcacctgGCTGGGCTGGACCAACTTGCACTGATA ATATTGATGATTGTTCTCCAAATCCCTGTGGTCATGGAGGAACTTGCCAAGATCTAGTTGACGGATTTAAGTGTATTTGCCCACCTCAGTGGACTGGCAAAACGTGCCAGCTAG ATGCGAATGAATGTGAGGGCAAACCCTGTGTCAATGCCAACTCCTGCAGGAACCTGATTGGCAGCTACTATTGTGACTGCATTACTGGCTGGTCTGGCCACAACTGTGATATAA ACATTAATGACTGTCGTGGACAATGTCAGAATGGAGGATCTTGTCGG GACTTGGTTAATGGTTATCGGTGTATCTGTTCACCTGGCTATGCAGGAGATCACTGTGAGAAAGACATCAATGAATGTGCGAGTAACCCTTGCATGAATGGGGGTCACTGCCAGGATGAAATCAATGGATTCCAATGTCTGTGTCCCGCTGGTTTCTCAGGAAACCTCTGTCAG CTGGACATAGATTATTGTGAGCCAAATCCTTGCCAGAACGGTGCCCAGTGCTTCAATCTTGCTATGGACTATTTCTGTAACTGCCCTGAAGATTACGAAGGGAAGAACTGCTCCCACCTGAAAGATCACTGCCGCACAACTCCTTGTGAAG TAATTGACAGCTGTACTGTGGCAGTCGCTTCTAACAGCACGCCGGAAGGGGTTCGTTATATTTCTTCAAATGTCTGTGGTCCTCATGGAAAATGCAAGAGCCAAGCAGGTGGAAAATTCACCTGTGAATGCAACAAAGGATTCACTGGCACCTACTGTCATGAGA ATATTAATGACTGCGAGAGCAACCCCTGTAAAAATGGTGGCACTTGTATCGATGGCATCAACTCCTACAAATGTATTTGTAGTGATGGATGGGAAGGAACATATTGCGAAACAA ATATTAATGACTGCAGTAAAAACCCTTGCCACAATGGAGGAACTTGCCGAGACTTGGTCAATGACTTCTTCTGTGAATGTAAAAATGGgtggaaaggaaaaacttgCCACTCCC GTGACAGCCAGTGCGATGAGGCAACATGCAACAACGGGGGAACTTGTTATGACGAGGGGGACACGTTCAAGTGCATGTGTCCTGCAGGATGGGAAGGAGCCACTTGTAATATCG CGAGGaacagcagctgcctgccaAACCCCTGTCACAACGGTGGGACCTGTGTAGTCAGCGGGGATTCATTCACTTGTGTCTGCAAGGAGGGCTGGGAAGGACCCACGTGTACTCAGA ACACAAACGACTGCAGTCCTCATCCTTG TTATAACAGTGGCACTTGTGTGGACGGAGACAACTGGTACCGCTGTGAATGTGCTCCAGGCTTCGCAGGTCCTGACTGCAGGATCA ATATCAATGAATGCCAGTCTTCGCCCTGTGCTTTTGGAGCTACATGTGTAGACGAAATCAATGGGTATCGCTGCATTTGCCCACCGGGTCGCAGTGGTGCAGGATGCCAAGAAG TTACAGGAAGGCCTTGCATTACCAGTGTTCGAGTAATGCCGGATGGGGCCAAGTGGGATGATGACTGTAATACCTGTCAGTGTTCGAATGGAAAAGTCACCTGTTCGAAG GTTTGGTGTGGCCCTCGCCCTTGTGTCATAAACGCCAAAGGTCACAACGATTGCCCAGCTGGCCACGCGTGTGTTCCTGTTAAAGACGACCACTGTTTCACTCACCCGTGTGCTGCCGTGGGGGAATGTTGGCCTTCAAATCAACAACCTGTCAAGACCAAATGCAATTCTGATTCTTACTACCAGGACAACTGTGCCAACATCACCTTTACCTTCAACAAAGAAATGATGGCACCG GGGCTTACCACAGAACACATTTGCAGTGAATTGAGGAATCTGAATATTCTGAAGAATGTTTCTGTTGAATATTCCATCTATATTACCTGTGAGCCTTCACAGCTGgcaaataatgaaatacatgTTGCCATT TCTGCAGAAGATATAGGGGAAGATGAAAACCCAATCAAAGACATCACAGATAAGATTATTGACCTTGTCAGTAAGCGCGATGGCAACAACACACTAATTGCTGCAGTCGCGGAAGTCAGAGTGCAACGGCGGCcggtgaaaaacaaaacag ATTTCTTGGTGCCGTTACTGAGCTCGGTCCTCACCGTAGCCTGGATCTGTTGCCTGGTAACTGTTTTTTATTGGTGCATTCGGAAGCGCCGAAAGCAGAGCAGCCACACTCACACGGCGTCTGATGACAACACTACCAACAACGTAAGGGAGCAGCTGAATCAGATCAAAAACCCCATCGAGAAACACGGAGCAAATACCGTTCCGATTAAAGACTACGAAAACAAAAACTCTAAAATCGCCAAAATAAGGACACACAATTCAGAGGTGGAGGAAGACGACATGGACAAACACCAGCAGAAGGCCCGATTCGCCAAACAGCCAGCGTACACTTTGGTAGACAGAGATGAGAAGCCCCCCAACAGCACCCCTACAAAACACCCAAACTGGACAAATAAACAAGACAACAGAGACTTGGAAAGTGCACAAAGCCTAAATCGAATGGAGTACATCGTATAG